The following are from one region of the Coffea eugenioides isolate CCC68of chromosome 2, Ceug_1.0, whole genome shotgun sequence genome:
- the LOC113759506 gene encoding putative nuclease HARBI1 has product MDNDGHIQGGQLDDELDDEELDNILMYVVLLGFMFFFQDTHQQVPRRRRVRDSALSGRDYVLEIINGHEDRIIQNMRLDVPQFLLLCDLLLNRGYWHAYPSQRVGVHESVALTLMCLSHDERHRVLAERFQHSTETIDRHVRRVLRALVRLGRDLVRPRNVDDTHPRILNNGLLMPWFRDCVGALDGTHVSAWCRAEVRERFRNRHGDLSQNILAACDHDMRFVFVRVGWEGSAHDARILQETLLDPGSGFPMPPQGKYYAVDAAHRNMPGFMAPFRGARGTPHERAAKALFNRRHASVRNIIERTFGVLKKRFPILKGPMQNYLIATQTNIVLACCALHNFMRDYVPNDEYFNEEAINGAFADAHIAGEQVQMGQPTDMSQQGIDNWNEDRRAMAAHMYVNANN; this is encoded by the exons ATGGACAACGATGGGCATATTCAAGGAGGTCAACTGGATGACGAGCTAGATGATGAGGAGCTCGACAACATCCTTATGTACGTCGTATTATTGGGTTTCATGTTCTTTTTCCAGGATACACATCAGCAGGTCCCAAGAAGACGAAGAGTACGAGATAGCGCGCTGTCAGGGAGAGATTATGTGCTTGAGATTATTAACGGACATGAAGACCGAATTATTCAGAATATGCGCTTGGAtgttcctcaattccttttGTTGTGCGATTTATTGCTTAATCGGGGTTACTGGCATGCATATCCTTCTCAAAGAGTGGGGGTACATGAATCCGTTGCTTTAACCCTAATGTGCCTGAGCCATGATGAGCGGCACCGGGTGTTAGCCGAGCGGTTCCAGCACTCAACGGAGACGATTGATCGACACGTTCGTCGTGTCTTACGAGCTTTGGTTCGGCTAGGTCGTGATCTCGTTAGGCCAAGAAACGTCGATGACACGCATCCTCGGATCTTGAACAATGGTTTGCTCATGCCGTGGTTCCGA GATTGTGTGGGAGCTTTAGATGGGACCCACGTATCCGCTTGGTGCAGAGCAGAGGTAAGAGAGAGGTTCAGAAATCGGCATGGCGACTTATCCCAGAATATACTTGCTGCTTGCGATCATGATATGCGGTTTGTCTTTGTTCGGGTCGGCTGGGAGGGTAGTGCTCATGATGCCAGAATTCTCCAAGAGACCTTGCTTGATCCGGGCTCAGGATTTCCAATGCCACCGCAAG GAAAATATTATGCAGTAGATGCTGCCCACAGAAATATGCCGGGGTTTATGGCTCCGTTTAGGGGTGCACGGGGCACACCTCATGAGCGAGCAGCTAAAGCGCTGTTCAATAGGCGACATGCATCAGTTAGGAATATTATTGAGCGTACATTTGGAGTTCTTAAGAAACGATTTCCAATACTCAAAGGTCCAATGCAGAACTACCTGATAGCAACGCAAACTAATATTGTGCTTGCATGTTGTGCTCTTCACAATTTTATGCGCGATTATGTGCCGAATGATGAGTACTTCAATGAAGAAGCGATAAATGGTGCATTTGCAGATGCACACATAGCAGGGGAACAAGTGCAGATGGGTCAACCTACCGATATGTCGCAGCAGGGCATAGATAACTGGAATGAAGATCGGCGGGCAATGGCGGCGCACATGTATGTGAATGCTAATAACTAG